One segment of Anopheles stephensi strain Indian chromosome 3, UCI_ANSTEP_V1.0, whole genome shotgun sequence DNA contains the following:
- the LOC118510694 gene encoding apoptosis-resistant E3 ubiquitin protein ligase 1 isoform X2, producing the protein MLVRCIKILVAVVLSLTFTISLSKLVLCIWNGWFNANAADYEIFASYPGAGRLGPSSASANPSAGSYGTQQRHTPTIVDEWLDHNQLGKYKQLFRDRGISTLSSCGDPERLPELPPGDEQRLQRAALNLQQKLILREWLKEHRLQHHYSRLVAIEVTALEDVYWLEDSRASQILGKDWPIWSTARQKLPTSKANLEALKADLWSTVVKSSQHQDAWTWGGMLVVSVSVAGLVTLAAMTQPSLAPEARHSLLQYVTGKYLLPANCKVHWDWTDPARVGGTMCFTVRFHQRNGQAYPICDTDQFFVEVTEGTRKIVTISELGSPTDPNNANIAKVKFTVRAAGQYKISVLIGSSHIAGSPFLKTFAPGPMDARRSRLIRPASTVVCCAGAPTFLHIEPRDEHGNTCQFEADCDPIKGYSIDIFDLYGNHSDKFGSAVTFSYDKVNARISLTALFPEPVCLRAVVSYEAHPIPNGDFDIIVLSSSDTTLVHKNIASRKHNICYEAKLFSIYGQQRWTKPRKVLCYVGPKQVTIKEMILKIIPKRIATFRLCPSTKFHFLPPSTIQMNNSHGAIFIIDDGCQPKIELASKERNVIAATFTHFLLKNIGGSETFKDKQDFFYHEVRKFHSNYYHEKLSLKVQRDKILESSMKATKNFSVSDWCGNFEVTFQGEQGIDWGGLRREWFELVCSALFDPRGGLFCTFHDKRQALVHPNPNRPPHLKLKHFEFAGKVVGKCLYESALGGTYRQLVRARFSRSFLAQLIGLRVHYKYFEQDDPDLYLSKIKYILETDLDTSENLELYFVEEMYDQSGQLQKTVELIPNGAKVRVTNATKNQYLDALAQQRLCNNVREEIDSFLKGLNGIIPDNLLSIFDENELELLLCGTGEYSIADFRANHIVNGGSAEFRRVLGWFWAAVGNFSQTEMARLLQFTTGCSQLPPGGFQELNPRFQITAAPTFGNLPTAHTCFNQLCLPDYESYEHFEKALMFAISEGTEGFGMV; encoded by the exons ATGCTGGTGCGTTGCATCAAAATTCTCGTAGCGGTTGTGCTTAGTTTGACGTTTACCATCTCGCTGTCGAAGCTGGTGCTGTGCATTTGGAACGGCTGGTTTAATGCGAATGCTGCGGATTATGAAATTTTCGCATCCTACCCAGGCGCTGGACGTCTGGGACCGTCGTCCGCGTCCGCCAATCCGTCGGCGGGCTCGTACGGGACACAGCAACGGCACACCCCAACCATCGTGGACGAGTGGCTCGATCACAATCAGCTGGGCAAATACAAACAACTCTTCCGTGACAGAG GCATCTCGACGCTCTCGAGCTGCGGAGATCCGGAGCGCCTGCCGGAGCTACCACCGGGAGATGAACAGCGTCTTCAGCGTGCTGCCTTGAATCTACAACAGAAACTAATACTTCGCGAGTGGCTTAAGGAGCATCGACTGCAGCATCATTATTCCAG ATTGGTTGCCATCGAGGTTACGGCACTGGAAGATGTGTACTGGCTGGAAGATTCCCGGGCCAGCCAGATCCTGGGCAAGGATTGGCCGATCTGGTCGACCGCCCGCCAAAAACTGCCAACCTCCAAAGCCAACCTGGAAGCCTTAAAAGCCGACCTGTGGTCCACGGTTGTGAAGTCGAGCCAGCATCAGGATGCGTGGACGTGGGGCGGTATGCTGGTGGTTTCGGTGTCGGTGGCCGGTCTCGTTACGCTCGCCGCCATGACGCAGCCCTCGCTCGCACCGGAAGCACGCCACTCGCTGCTCCAGTACGTGACCGGGAAGTATCTGCTGCCGGCGAACTGCAAGGTGCACTGGGACTGGACCGATCCGGCCCGGGTCGGCGGTACGATGTGCTTTACCGTGCGGTTCCACCAGCGCAACGGTCAGGCATATCCCATCTGTGATACGGATCAGTTCTTCGTCGAGGTTACCGAGGGTACGCGCAAGATCGTCACGATCAGCGAGCTCGGTTCGCCGACCGATCCGAACAATGCCAACATAGCGAAGGTTAAGTTTACGGTGCGCGCTGCCGGCCAGTACAAAATTTCGGTCCTCATCGGGTCCAGCCACATTGCGGGCAGTCCGTTCCTGAAGACTTTTGCCCCGGGACCGATGGATGCACGGCGCTCGCGACTTATCCGGCCGGCCAGTACGGTGGTGTGCTGTGCCGGTGCACCAACCTTCCTGCACATTGAGCCGCGCGATGAGCACGGCAATACGTGCCAGTTTGAGGCGGACTGTGATCCGATCAAGGGGTACAGCATCGACATCTTCGATCTCTACGGTAATCATAGTGATAAGTTTGGCAGCGCGGTTACCTTCTCGTACGATAAGGTAAACGCACGCATTAGTCTGACCGCCCTGTTTCCCGAGCCGGTCTGTCTGCGGGCGGTGGTAAGCTACGAGGCGCACCCGATACCGAACGGTGACTTTGACATTATTGTGCTGAGCAGCAGTGATACGACGCTGGTGCACAagaacattgcgtcgcgcaaGCACAACATCTGCTACGAGGCCAAGCTGTTCAGCATCTACGGCCAGCAACGGTGGACCAAACCGCGCAAAGTGCTTTGCTACGTGGGACCGAAGCAGGTCACGATTAAGGAGATGATCCTGAAAATCATTCCCAAGCGTATCGCAACGTTTCGTCTCTGTCCTTCCACTAAG ttccattttcttccaccaTCAACCATTCAAATGAACAACAGCCACGGTGCGATCTTCATCATTGACGATGGCTGCCAGCCCAAGATCGAGCTGGCATCGAAGGAGCGTAACGTCATCGCGGCCACCTTCACACACTTTCTGCTGAAGAACATCGGCGGCTCGGAAACGTTCAAAGACAAGCAAGACTTCTTCTACCACGAA GTACGCAAGTTCCATTCCAACTACTACCACGAGAAGCTATCGCTGAAGGTGCAGCGGGACAAAATCCTCGAGTCGAGCATGAAGGCGACCAAGAACTTTTCCGTATCGGATTGGTGTGGCAATTTTGAAGTTACATTCCAAGGAGAGCAAG GAATCGATTGGGGTGGCTTAAGACGCGAATGGTTCGAGCTGGTATGCAGTGCCCTATTTGACCCCCGTGGTGGTCTTTTCTGTACATTCCACGACAAACGCCAGGCACTGGTCCACCCGAACCCGAACCGTCCACCTCACCTGAAGCTCAAGCACTTTGAGTTTGCGGGCAAGGTCGTCGGCAAGTGTCTGTACGAGTCGGCGCTCGGTGGAACCTACCGGCAGCTGGTACGGGCACGCTTTTCACGCTCCTTTCTGGCCCAGCTGATTGGGCTTCGCGTACACTACAAGTACTTCGAGCAGGACGATCCCGATCTGTATCTGTCCAAGATCAAGTACATTCTCGAGACGGATCTGGACACGAGCGAGAATTTGGAGCTGTACTTCGTGGAGGAGATGTACGACCAaagcggccagctgcagaagACGGTCGAGCTCATCCCGAACGGGGCGAAGGTGAGGGTGACGAACGCCACCAAGAACCAGTACCTGGACGCGTTGGCTCAGCAGCGGCTGTGCAACAATGTGCGTGAGGAGATCGATAGCTTCCTGAAGGGATTGAACGGGATCATTCCGGATAATTTGTTGAGCATTTTTGATGAGAACGAGCTGGAG TTACTTCTTTGTGGTACGGGCGAGTACTCTATCGCCGACTTCCGGGCGAATCACATCGTAAACGGAGGTTCGGCCGAGTTCCGCCGTGTTCTTGGTTGGTTTTGGGCCGCTGTCGGTAACTTTTCCCAAACCGAGATGGCTCGTCTGCTTCAGTTTACTACCGGTTGTTCGCAGTTACCTCCGGGAGGCTTTCAG GAGTTGAATCCCAGGTTTCAAATAACTGCAGCTCCCACATTTGGTAATCTTCCTACAGCTCACACTTG TTTCAACCAACTTTGCTTGCCGGACTACGAAAGCTACGAGCACTTTGAGAAAGCCCTTATGTTCGCCATCAGCGAGGGAACGGAAGGATTTGGCATGGTTTAA
- the LOC118510694 gene encoding apoptosis-resistant E3 ubiquitin protein ligase 1 isoform X1 has translation MLVRCIKILVAVVLSLTFTISLSKLVLCIWNGWFNANAADYEIFASYPGAGRLGPSSASANPSAGSYGTQQRHTPTIVDEWLDHNQLGKYKQLFRDRGISTLSSCGDPERLPELPPGDEQRLQRAALNLQQKLILREWLKEHRLQHHYSRLVAIEVTALEDVYWLEDSRASQILGKDWPIWSTARQKLPTSKANLEALKADLWSTVVKSSQHQDAWTWGGMLVVSVSVAGLVTLAAMTQPSLAPEARHSLLQYVTGKYLLPANCKVHWDWTDPARVGGTMCFTVRFHQRNGQAYPICDTDQFFVEVTEGTRKIVTISELGSPTDPNNANIAKVKFTVRAAGQYKISVLIGSSHIAGSPFLKTFAPGPMDARRSRLIRPASTVVCCAGAPTFLHIEPRDEHGNTCQFEADCDPIKGYSIDIFDLYGNHSDKFGSAVTFSYDKVNARISLTALFPEPVCLRAVVSYEAHPIPNGDFDIIVLSSSDTTLVHKNIASRKHNICYEAKLFSIYGQQRWTKPRKVLCYVGPKQVTIKEMILKIIPKRIATFRLCPSTKFHFLPPSTIQMNNSHGAIFIIDDGCQPKIELASKERNVIAATFTHFLLKNIGGSETFKDKQDFFYHEVRLVRKFHSNYYHEKLSLKVQRDKILESSMKATKNFSVSDWCGNFEVTFQGEQGIDWGGLRREWFELVCSALFDPRGGLFCTFHDKRQALVHPNPNRPPHLKLKHFEFAGKVVGKCLYESALGGTYRQLVRARFSRSFLAQLIGLRVHYKYFEQDDPDLYLSKIKYILETDLDTSENLELYFVEEMYDQSGQLQKTVELIPNGAKVRVTNATKNQYLDALAQQRLCNNVREEIDSFLKGLNGIIPDNLLSIFDENELELLLCGTGEYSIADFRANHIVNGGSAEFRRVLGWFWAAVGNFSQTEMARLLQFTTGCSQLPPGGFQELNPRFQITAAPTFGNLPTAHTCFNQLCLPDYESYEHFEKALMFAISEGTEGFGMV, from the exons ATGCTGGTGCGTTGCATCAAAATTCTCGTAGCGGTTGTGCTTAGTTTGACGTTTACCATCTCGCTGTCGAAGCTGGTGCTGTGCATTTGGAACGGCTGGTTTAATGCGAATGCTGCGGATTATGAAATTTTCGCATCCTACCCAGGCGCTGGACGTCTGGGACCGTCGTCCGCGTCCGCCAATCCGTCGGCGGGCTCGTACGGGACACAGCAACGGCACACCCCAACCATCGTGGACGAGTGGCTCGATCACAATCAGCTGGGCAAATACAAACAACTCTTCCGTGACAGAG GCATCTCGACGCTCTCGAGCTGCGGAGATCCGGAGCGCCTGCCGGAGCTACCACCGGGAGATGAACAGCGTCTTCAGCGTGCTGCCTTGAATCTACAACAGAAACTAATACTTCGCGAGTGGCTTAAGGAGCATCGACTGCAGCATCATTATTCCAG ATTGGTTGCCATCGAGGTTACGGCACTGGAAGATGTGTACTGGCTGGAAGATTCCCGGGCCAGCCAGATCCTGGGCAAGGATTGGCCGATCTGGTCGACCGCCCGCCAAAAACTGCCAACCTCCAAAGCCAACCTGGAAGCCTTAAAAGCCGACCTGTGGTCCACGGTTGTGAAGTCGAGCCAGCATCAGGATGCGTGGACGTGGGGCGGTATGCTGGTGGTTTCGGTGTCGGTGGCCGGTCTCGTTACGCTCGCCGCCATGACGCAGCCCTCGCTCGCACCGGAAGCACGCCACTCGCTGCTCCAGTACGTGACCGGGAAGTATCTGCTGCCGGCGAACTGCAAGGTGCACTGGGACTGGACCGATCCGGCCCGGGTCGGCGGTACGATGTGCTTTACCGTGCGGTTCCACCAGCGCAACGGTCAGGCATATCCCATCTGTGATACGGATCAGTTCTTCGTCGAGGTTACCGAGGGTACGCGCAAGATCGTCACGATCAGCGAGCTCGGTTCGCCGACCGATCCGAACAATGCCAACATAGCGAAGGTTAAGTTTACGGTGCGCGCTGCCGGCCAGTACAAAATTTCGGTCCTCATCGGGTCCAGCCACATTGCGGGCAGTCCGTTCCTGAAGACTTTTGCCCCGGGACCGATGGATGCACGGCGCTCGCGACTTATCCGGCCGGCCAGTACGGTGGTGTGCTGTGCCGGTGCACCAACCTTCCTGCACATTGAGCCGCGCGATGAGCACGGCAATACGTGCCAGTTTGAGGCGGACTGTGATCCGATCAAGGGGTACAGCATCGACATCTTCGATCTCTACGGTAATCATAGTGATAAGTTTGGCAGCGCGGTTACCTTCTCGTACGATAAGGTAAACGCACGCATTAGTCTGACCGCCCTGTTTCCCGAGCCGGTCTGTCTGCGGGCGGTGGTAAGCTACGAGGCGCACCCGATACCGAACGGTGACTTTGACATTATTGTGCTGAGCAGCAGTGATACGACGCTGGTGCACAagaacattgcgtcgcgcaaGCACAACATCTGCTACGAGGCCAAGCTGTTCAGCATCTACGGCCAGCAACGGTGGACCAAACCGCGCAAAGTGCTTTGCTACGTGGGACCGAAGCAGGTCACGATTAAGGAGATGATCCTGAAAATCATTCCCAAGCGTATCGCAACGTTTCGTCTCTGTCCTTCCACTAAG ttccattttcttccaccaTCAACCATTCAAATGAACAACAGCCACGGTGCGATCTTCATCATTGACGATGGCTGCCAGCCCAAGATCGAGCTGGCATCGAAGGAGCGTAACGTCATCGCGGCCACCTTCACACACTTTCTGCTGAAGAACATCGGCGGCTCGGAAACGTTCAAAGACAAGCAAGACTTCTTCTACCACGAAGTGCGACTT GTACGCAAGTTCCATTCCAACTACTACCACGAGAAGCTATCGCTGAAGGTGCAGCGGGACAAAATCCTCGAGTCGAGCATGAAGGCGACCAAGAACTTTTCCGTATCGGATTGGTGTGGCAATTTTGAAGTTACATTCCAAGGAGAGCAAG GAATCGATTGGGGTGGCTTAAGACGCGAATGGTTCGAGCTGGTATGCAGTGCCCTATTTGACCCCCGTGGTGGTCTTTTCTGTACATTCCACGACAAACGCCAGGCACTGGTCCACCCGAACCCGAACCGTCCACCTCACCTGAAGCTCAAGCACTTTGAGTTTGCGGGCAAGGTCGTCGGCAAGTGTCTGTACGAGTCGGCGCTCGGTGGAACCTACCGGCAGCTGGTACGGGCACGCTTTTCACGCTCCTTTCTGGCCCAGCTGATTGGGCTTCGCGTACACTACAAGTACTTCGAGCAGGACGATCCCGATCTGTATCTGTCCAAGATCAAGTACATTCTCGAGACGGATCTGGACACGAGCGAGAATTTGGAGCTGTACTTCGTGGAGGAGATGTACGACCAaagcggccagctgcagaagACGGTCGAGCTCATCCCGAACGGGGCGAAGGTGAGGGTGACGAACGCCACCAAGAACCAGTACCTGGACGCGTTGGCTCAGCAGCGGCTGTGCAACAATGTGCGTGAGGAGATCGATAGCTTCCTGAAGGGATTGAACGGGATCATTCCGGATAATTTGTTGAGCATTTTTGATGAGAACGAGCTGGAG TTACTTCTTTGTGGTACGGGCGAGTACTCTATCGCCGACTTCCGGGCGAATCACATCGTAAACGGAGGTTCGGCCGAGTTCCGCCGTGTTCTTGGTTGGTTTTGGGCCGCTGTCGGTAACTTTTCCCAAACCGAGATGGCTCGTCTGCTTCAGTTTACTACCGGTTGTTCGCAGTTACCTCCGGGAGGCTTTCAG GAGTTGAATCCCAGGTTTCAAATAACTGCAGCTCCCACATTTGGTAATCTTCCTACAGCTCACACTTG TTTCAACCAACTTTGCTTGCCGGACTACGAAAGCTACGAGCACTTTGAGAAAGCCCTTATGTTCGCCATCAGCGAGGGAACGGAAGGATTTGGCATGGTTTAA
- the LOC118510694 gene encoding apoptosis-resistant E3 ubiquitin protein ligase 1 isoform X4, with product MYNMWAPESEINSIAFTNIRHSVSASSGISTLSSCGDPERLPELPPGDEQRLQRAALNLQQKLILREWLKEHRLQHHYSRLVAIEVTALEDVYWLEDSRASQILGKDWPIWSTARQKLPTSKANLEALKADLWSTVVKSSQHQDAWTWGGMLVVSVSVAGLVTLAAMTQPSLAPEARHSLLQYVTGKYLLPANCKVHWDWTDPARVGGTMCFTVRFHQRNGQAYPICDTDQFFVEVTEGTRKIVTISELGSPTDPNNANIAKVKFTVRAAGQYKISVLIGSSHIAGSPFLKTFAPGPMDARRSRLIRPASTVVCCAGAPTFLHIEPRDEHGNTCQFEADCDPIKGYSIDIFDLYGNHSDKFGSAVTFSYDKVNARISLTALFPEPVCLRAVVSYEAHPIPNGDFDIIVLSSSDTTLVHKNIASRKHNICYEAKLFSIYGQQRWTKPRKVLCYVGPKQVTIKEMILKIIPKRIATFRLCPSTKFHFLPPSTIQMNNSHGAIFIIDDGCQPKIELASKERNVIAATFTHFLLKNIGGSETFKDKQDFFYHEVRKFHSNYYHEKLSLKVQRDKILESSMKATKNFSVSDWCGNFEVTFQGEQGIDWGGLRREWFELVCSALFDPRGGLFCTFHDKRQALVHPNPNRPPHLKLKHFEFAGKVVGKCLYESALGGTYRQLVRARFSRSFLAQLIGLRVHYKYFEQDDPDLYLSKIKYILETDLDTSENLELYFVEEMYDQSGQLQKTVELIPNGAKVRVTNATKNQYLDALAQQRLCNNVREEIDSFLKGLNGIIPDNLLSIFDENELELLLCGTGEYSIADFRANHIVNGGSAEFRRVLGWFWAAVGNFSQTEMARLLQFTTGCSQLPPGGFQELNPRFQITAAPTFGNLPTAHTCFNQLCLPDYESYEHFEKALMFAISEGTEGFGMV from the exons ATGTACAACATGTGGGCTCCGGAATCGGAAATCAACTCGATTGCCTTTACCAACATCCGTCATTCGGTGTCTGCTTCGTCTG GCATCTCGACGCTCTCGAGCTGCGGAGATCCGGAGCGCCTGCCGGAGCTACCACCGGGAGATGAACAGCGTCTTCAGCGTGCTGCCTTGAATCTACAACAGAAACTAATACTTCGCGAGTGGCTTAAGGAGCATCGACTGCAGCATCATTATTCCAG ATTGGTTGCCATCGAGGTTACGGCACTGGAAGATGTGTACTGGCTGGAAGATTCCCGGGCCAGCCAGATCCTGGGCAAGGATTGGCCGATCTGGTCGACCGCCCGCCAAAAACTGCCAACCTCCAAAGCCAACCTGGAAGCCTTAAAAGCCGACCTGTGGTCCACGGTTGTGAAGTCGAGCCAGCATCAGGATGCGTGGACGTGGGGCGGTATGCTGGTGGTTTCGGTGTCGGTGGCCGGTCTCGTTACGCTCGCCGCCATGACGCAGCCCTCGCTCGCACCGGAAGCACGCCACTCGCTGCTCCAGTACGTGACCGGGAAGTATCTGCTGCCGGCGAACTGCAAGGTGCACTGGGACTGGACCGATCCGGCCCGGGTCGGCGGTACGATGTGCTTTACCGTGCGGTTCCACCAGCGCAACGGTCAGGCATATCCCATCTGTGATACGGATCAGTTCTTCGTCGAGGTTACCGAGGGTACGCGCAAGATCGTCACGATCAGCGAGCTCGGTTCGCCGACCGATCCGAACAATGCCAACATAGCGAAGGTTAAGTTTACGGTGCGCGCTGCCGGCCAGTACAAAATTTCGGTCCTCATCGGGTCCAGCCACATTGCGGGCAGTCCGTTCCTGAAGACTTTTGCCCCGGGACCGATGGATGCACGGCGCTCGCGACTTATCCGGCCGGCCAGTACGGTGGTGTGCTGTGCCGGTGCACCAACCTTCCTGCACATTGAGCCGCGCGATGAGCACGGCAATACGTGCCAGTTTGAGGCGGACTGTGATCCGATCAAGGGGTACAGCATCGACATCTTCGATCTCTACGGTAATCATAGTGATAAGTTTGGCAGCGCGGTTACCTTCTCGTACGATAAGGTAAACGCACGCATTAGTCTGACCGCCCTGTTTCCCGAGCCGGTCTGTCTGCGGGCGGTGGTAAGCTACGAGGCGCACCCGATACCGAACGGTGACTTTGACATTATTGTGCTGAGCAGCAGTGATACGACGCTGGTGCACAagaacattgcgtcgcgcaaGCACAACATCTGCTACGAGGCCAAGCTGTTCAGCATCTACGGCCAGCAACGGTGGACCAAACCGCGCAAAGTGCTTTGCTACGTGGGACCGAAGCAGGTCACGATTAAGGAGATGATCCTGAAAATCATTCCCAAGCGTATCGCAACGTTTCGTCTCTGTCCTTCCACTAAG ttccattttcttccaccaTCAACCATTCAAATGAACAACAGCCACGGTGCGATCTTCATCATTGACGATGGCTGCCAGCCCAAGATCGAGCTGGCATCGAAGGAGCGTAACGTCATCGCGGCCACCTTCACACACTTTCTGCTGAAGAACATCGGCGGCTCGGAAACGTTCAAAGACAAGCAAGACTTCTTCTACCACGAA GTACGCAAGTTCCATTCCAACTACTACCACGAGAAGCTATCGCTGAAGGTGCAGCGGGACAAAATCCTCGAGTCGAGCATGAAGGCGACCAAGAACTTTTCCGTATCGGATTGGTGTGGCAATTTTGAAGTTACATTCCAAGGAGAGCAAG GAATCGATTGGGGTGGCTTAAGACGCGAATGGTTCGAGCTGGTATGCAGTGCCCTATTTGACCCCCGTGGTGGTCTTTTCTGTACATTCCACGACAAACGCCAGGCACTGGTCCACCCGAACCCGAACCGTCCACCTCACCTGAAGCTCAAGCACTTTGAGTTTGCGGGCAAGGTCGTCGGCAAGTGTCTGTACGAGTCGGCGCTCGGTGGAACCTACCGGCAGCTGGTACGGGCACGCTTTTCACGCTCCTTTCTGGCCCAGCTGATTGGGCTTCGCGTACACTACAAGTACTTCGAGCAGGACGATCCCGATCTGTATCTGTCCAAGATCAAGTACATTCTCGAGACGGATCTGGACACGAGCGAGAATTTGGAGCTGTACTTCGTGGAGGAGATGTACGACCAaagcggccagctgcagaagACGGTCGAGCTCATCCCGAACGGGGCGAAGGTGAGGGTGACGAACGCCACCAAGAACCAGTACCTGGACGCGTTGGCTCAGCAGCGGCTGTGCAACAATGTGCGTGAGGAGATCGATAGCTTCCTGAAGGGATTGAACGGGATCATTCCGGATAATTTGTTGAGCATTTTTGATGAGAACGAGCTGGAG TTACTTCTTTGTGGTACGGGCGAGTACTCTATCGCCGACTTCCGGGCGAATCACATCGTAAACGGAGGTTCGGCCGAGTTCCGCCGTGTTCTTGGTTGGTTTTGGGCCGCTGTCGGTAACTTTTCCCAAACCGAGATGGCTCGTCTGCTTCAGTTTACTACCGGTTGTTCGCAGTTACCTCCGGGAGGCTTTCAG GAGTTGAATCCCAGGTTTCAAATAACTGCAGCTCCCACATTTGGTAATCTTCCTACAGCTCACACTTG TTTCAACCAACTTTGCTTGCCGGACTACGAAAGCTACGAGCACTTTGAGAAAGCCCTTATGTTCGCCATCAGCGAGGGAACGGAAGGATTTGGCATGGTTTAA